One window of Podarcis raffonei isolate rPodRaf1 chromosome 15, rPodRaf1.pri, whole genome shotgun sequence genomic DNA carries:
- the BUD23 gene encoding probable 18S rRNA (guanine-N(7))-methyltransferase — translation MAASGKRPEHRGPPELFYDETEARKYTHNSRMIEIQSQMSERAVELLGLPEDRTCFLLDVGCGSGLSGDYISEEGHCWVGMDISSAMLDVAAEREVEGDLMLADMGQGIPFRPGTFDGCISISAVQWLCNADKKTHSPPKRLYRFFSTLYTALARGARAILQLYPENSQQLELITSQAMKAGFTGGMVVDYPNSAKAKKFFLCLFVGAADALPKGLGTECSDQETARAKFTNERTRFKNIKGKSAKKSRDWVFEKKERRRRQGRDVRADTKYTGRKRRPHF, via the exons ATGGCGGCCAGCGGCAAGAGGCCCGAGCATCGCGGCCCCCCAGAACTA TTCTACGATGAGACTGAAGCCCGAAAATACACACACAA CTCTCGAATGATCGAGATCCAGTCGCAGATGTCCGAACGGGCTGTGGAGCTGCTGGGTCTCCCGGAGGACCGAACCTGTTTCTTGCTGGATGTTGG GTGTGGCTCTGGTCTGAGTGGTGATTACATCTCTGAGGAAGGACACTGTTGGGTTGGCATGGACATCAGCTCTGCCATGTTGG ATGTAGCTGCAGAAAGAGAAGTGGAGGGTGACTTGATGCTGGCAGACATGGGCCAGGGCATCCCCTTCCGGCCAGGAACGTTTGATGGCTGCATCAG TATTTCTGCAGTGCAGTGGCTATGCAATGCTGACAAGAAGACCCACAGCCCCCCAAAGCGGCTGTATCGATTTTTCTCAACTCTCTATACTGCTTTG GCCCGAGGAGCCCGTGCCATCCTCCAGCTGTACCCAGAAAACTCTCAGCAG CTGGAACTCATCACCTCCCAAGCCATGAAGGCCGGCTTCACAGGCGGCATGGTGGTTGACTACCCCAACAGCGCCAAAGCCAAGAA GTTCTTTCTCTGTCTttttgttggtgcagcagatgcaTTGCCAAAG GGTCTTGGCACAGAATGCAGTGATCAGGAGACTGCGAGGGCAAAGTTTACCAATGAAAG GACACGGTTCAAGAACATCAAAGGGAAGTCTGCAAAGAAGAGTCGGGACTGGGTCTTCGAGAAGAAGGAACGGAGGCGGCGGCAGGGCAG GGATGTCCGGGCAGACACAAAGTACACCGGCCGGAAGCGGCGGCCTCACTTCTGA